A portion of the Acidisarcina polymorpha genome contains these proteins:
- a CDS encoding MFS transporter — MRLETTSSPTSDVIESDVIESDIPARLDRLPWSRWHQRVIAALAVTWLLDGLEGSLGGSLAGALKSSQTLSLSDSQLGLSSSFYLAGAVGGALIFGHLADRYGRRKLFSGTLLLYLCATAATGLSWNLLSFTICRVLTGAGIGGEYAAINSAVDELVPARLRGRVDLWINATFWLGIIVGSLVSILFLSPKVFGLALGWRLAFCSGVPLGIVVIVMRRYIPESPRWLLSRGALQEAEVVVTEIESSVATSAAGRGNLFPSQTPPLPSALTQVQIQRVSSLRQLARILSGPYRRRALLGFSLMAAQAFFYNSVFFSLALVLLRYYGVDTARIGYCFIPIACTNFLGPVVLGRFFDTIGRRQMIAATYCFSGLSLLGSSWLFYLGKLSVISQLVWWALTFFFASSAASSAYLTVSEVFPQEVRASCIALFYAFGTLAGGLFGPLIFGHLIGGQSRGPLLSGYVLGAAVMIAAGLAQARWGVAAERQSLEAIAASAGNRERSERPLPPRNQTRPASAL, encoded by the coding sequence GTGAGGCTCGAAACGACGTCCAGCCCAACCTCGGATGTCATCGAATCCGACGTCATCGAATCCGACATTCCTGCACGGCTTGATCGCCTGCCATGGAGCCGCTGGCACCAGCGCGTGATCGCTGCGCTCGCAGTCACTTGGCTGCTCGACGGTCTTGAGGGCAGCCTGGGAGGATCGCTGGCCGGGGCGCTCAAGAGTTCGCAGACGCTTTCCCTGAGCGATTCGCAACTGGGTCTCAGTTCCTCGTTCTATCTGGCGGGAGCAGTGGGCGGTGCACTCATCTTCGGCCATCTCGCCGATCGCTACGGCAGGCGCAAACTCTTCAGCGGAACGTTGTTGCTCTATCTATGCGCGACCGCTGCCACCGGCCTTTCCTGGAATCTGCTCAGCTTCACAATTTGCCGCGTACTTACCGGCGCCGGGATCGGTGGAGAATATGCAGCGATCAACTCGGCTGTCGACGAGCTAGTGCCCGCCCGGCTTCGGGGCCGCGTCGACCTCTGGATCAACGCGACCTTCTGGCTTGGCATTATCGTCGGATCGCTGGTCTCCATCCTTTTCCTGTCGCCAAAGGTCTTCGGTCTCGCACTCGGTTGGCGGCTGGCCTTCTGCTCCGGCGTGCCGCTGGGGATTGTTGTCATAGTGATGCGGCGATACATCCCGGAAAGTCCGCGCTGGCTGCTGAGCCGCGGCGCGCTTCAGGAGGCAGAGGTGGTAGTTACGGAGATCGAATCTTCAGTGGCAACGTCTGCCGCAGGCCGAGGCAATCTGTTTCCTTCTCAGACGCCTCCCTTACCATCCGCACTGACGCAAGTCCAAATTCAGCGGGTTTCAAGCCTGCGCCAGTTGGCCCGTATCTTGTCCGGCCCATACCGGCGTCGCGCTTTGCTGGGCTTTAGCCTCATGGCGGCGCAAGCCTTCTTTTACAACTCCGTCTTTTTCTCGCTCGCTCTAGTTCTGCTGCGTTATTACGGTGTGGACACGGCCCGGATCGGCTACTGCTTCATTCCCATTGCTTGCACTAATTTTCTTGGTCCGGTCGTTCTCGGAAGATTTTTCGATACGATTGGCCGCCGTCAAATGATCGCCGCCACCTATTGTTTCTCGGGTCTCTCGCTTCTGGGGTCCAGCTGGCTCTTCTACCTGGGCAAACTTAGCGTGATCTCGCAATTAGTCTGGTGGGCGCTGACGTTCTTCTTCGCTTCGTCGGCGGCCAGTTCCGCTTATCTCACCGTCAGCGAAGTCTTTCCGCAGGAAGTCCGGGCATCTTGTATTGCCCTTTTCTACGCCTTTGGAACGCTTGCCGGAGGCCTCTTCGGCCCACTTATCTTTGGACATCTCATCGGCGGCCAATCCCGGGGGCCGTTACTTTCCGGTTATGTCCTCGGCGCCGCGGTCATGATCGCCGCCGGCCTCGCCCAGGCGCGTTGGGGAGTTGCTGCGGAACGCCAGTCGCTCGAAGCAATAGCTGCATCAGCAGGTAATCGCGAGAGATCCGAAAGACCCTTGCCGCCACGAAATCAAACCCGACCCGCGTCAGCCCTTTAA
- a CDS encoding sugar porter family MFS transporter: protein MQGPSVSAKKDLSLLTTSATAYVWGIAVVAALGGLLFGYDWVVIGGAREFFEIYFHLDSAASIGWANSCALIGCFAGSLSAGALGNRYGRKPVLIVSAILFAASSILTGWASTFAVFIAWRIAGGVAIGLSSNISPLYIAEVSPAAHRGRLVSLNQFAIVVGILLAQIANWRIARPVPLNSTHEAMLASWNVQTGWRWMFTAVAIPAVVFLLAAFGIPESPRWLLARGRAHEAETVLRKIGGDPGYATTQVAGIASALREEQSRTASWRGLLRPGVRKALLIGIVLAVLQQWSGINILFNYAEEVYRTAGIGTNQIFLDIVITGTINLLFTMAAMAVVDRLGRRPLMLFGCLGIGVSHLLAGFAYRIGVHGTAVLVLTLCAIACYAMTLAPLTWVLIAEIYPNRLRSIGVSLAVSALWISSFALTYSFPFINRTLGSSGTFFIYGSICLAGAVFVLQFVPETKGQTLEEIEAKTLGI, encoded by the coding sequence ATGCAGGGACCAAGCGTTTCGGCTAAGAAGGATCTCAGCCTGCTTACCACGTCTGCGACTGCGTACGTGTGGGGCATCGCTGTGGTTGCGGCTCTGGGAGGTTTACTCTTTGGCTATGACTGGGTAGTGATCGGAGGAGCGCGCGAGTTCTTCGAGATTTATTTTCATCTGGACAGCGCAGCTTCCATTGGCTGGGCCAACAGTTGCGCCCTCATAGGCTGTTTCGCCGGTTCACTCTCCGCCGGAGCGCTCGGCAATCGCTATGGGCGCAAGCCAGTTCTGATCGTTTCGGCAATCCTCTTTGCAGCGTCCTCGATCCTCACCGGTTGGGCATCCACGTTTGCAGTCTTCATAGCGTGGCGTATCGCCGGCGGGGTGGCCATTGGCTTAAGTTCCAACATTTCTCCACTCTATATCGCTGAAGTCAGCCCTGCAGCCCATCGTGGACGGTTAGTAAGTCTCAATCAATTCGCCATTGTCGTGGGTATCCTGCTGGCACAGATTGCCAATTGGCGAATCGCCCGTCCGGTACCGCTGAACAGTACTCATGAAGCGATGCTCGCGTCGTGGAATGTGCAAACTGGTTGGCGTTGGATGTTCACCGCCGTAGCAATTCCCGCTGTTGTTTTCCTGCTGGCGGCCTTTGGCATTCCAGAAAGCCCGCGATGGCTGCTTGCTAGAGGACGTGCGCATGAGGCCGAGACGGTGCTGCGAAAAATCGGTGGCGATCCTGGTTACGCAACCACGCAAGTTGCCGGCATTGCCTCTGCCCTGCGCGAAGAGCAATCCAGGACAGCAAGTTGGCGTGGCTTGTTGCGACCAGGAGTGCGGAAGGCGCTTCTCATCGGCATTGTGCTCGCGGTCCTGCAGCAGTGGAGCGGCATCAATATTCTCTTCAACTACGCCGAAGAAGTTTATCGTACGGCCGGAATAGGCACAAACCAGATTTTCCTGGACATCGTCATTACCGGCACGATTAATTTGCTCTTTACGATGGCAGCGATGGCGGTTGTCGATCGTTTGGGGCGCCGCCCGCTCATGCTTTTCGGCTGCCTTGGCATCGGGGTGTCGCATCTATTGGCGGGTTTCGCTTACCGCATCGGCGTACACGGCACGGCTGTACTGGTCCTCACCCTCTGCGCGATCGCTTGTTATGCGATGACGCTCGCCCCGCTGACATGGGTGCTCATTGCTGAGATCTATCCCAACCGGTTGCGATCGATCGGCGTATCTCTTGCCGTATCGGCGCTGTGGATCTCTTCCTTCGCGTTGACTTACTCATTCCCATTTATCAACCGTACTTTGGGTAGCTCGGGAACCTTTTTCATCTATGGCAGCATCTGCCTTGCGGGCGCCGTCTTCGTTCTGCAGTTCGTGCCTGAAACTAAGGGACAAACACTGGAGGAAATCGAAGCCAAGACGCTTGGGATATAG
- a CDS encoding Gfo/Idh/MocA family protein — MDRREFISGATSASSLLLLKSRTAFGYEANSAVRLGLLGCGNRGTTVATSFAKNTTARIVALADIFPDQLAKGKAHFDDVNRSLGIPPVDTKLMFRGYKAFEELAAASGVDAIQISTPPWFHVQHLEAVVAAGKHVYCEKPLGVDVAQAKQALEIGKRAEGRLSLDVGFQVRSAPPIAEIIRRIHAGHIGKIGSVAAHYNAPASKYPERPPMSADELRLRNWLWDRVLSGNILVEQNIHVIDLCNLILQAHPTKAVARGGRNIITHAGDTWDNYEVIYTYPGDVRVSFSSTQFGNNGFFDVSESIFGATGIAEAPYSGAVRIVGENAWTWSDPSAPSSGSQPATFAANGAFSDNLAHADSEKDKSFIASITDSKFHNQTADGVQSALSCMLGRMAAETGREVTWDEQLEHGEKYSLKIDMSQFT; from the coding sequence ATGGATAGAAGAGAATTCATTAGTGGCGCTACCAGCGCATCCAGTCTCCTGCTGCTTAAATCCCGTACCGCGTTTGGCTATGAAGCAAACTCCGCTGTCCGTTTGGGCCTCCTCGGATGCGGCAATCGGGGCACGACTGTCGCAACCTCGTTCGCCAAGAACACTACGGCCCGCATCGTCGCGCTCGCCGATATCTTCCCCGATCAGCTCGCCAAAGGCAAAGCCCACTTCGACGACGTGAACCGTTCGCTGGGCATACCTCCTGTAGACACCAAGCTAATGTTCCGCGGATACAAGGCTTTCGAGGAACTGGCCGCCGCATCCGGCGTCGATGCCATCCAGATCTCGACGCCACCATGGTTTCACGTCCAACATCTCGAGGCGGTCGTTGCCGCCGGCAAGCATGTCTATTGCGAGAAACCATTGGGAGTCGATGTAGCCCAAGCCAAACAAGCGCTGGAGATTGGCAAACGCGCCGAAGGCCGCCTCAGTCTGGACGTGGGATTTCAGGTGCGCAGCGCGCCACCGATCGCCGAGATCATTCGCCGCATACATGCCGGGCACATTGGCAAGATTGGCTCGGTAGCCGCCCATTACAATGCTCCCGCCTCTAAGTATCCGGAGCGGCCGCCAATGTCCGCCGACGAGTTGCGGTTGCGCAATTGGCTGTGGGATCGTGTTCTCTCCGGTAACATCCTGGTCGAGCAAAACATCCACGTCATCGACCTCTGCAACTTGATTCTTCAGGCCCACCCGACGAAAGCCGTCGCACGCGGCGGCCGCAACATCATCACTCATGCCGGGGATACCTGGGACAACTACGAGGTGATCTACACCTATCCCGGCGATGTACGCGTCAGCTTCTCCTCGACCCAGTTCGGTAACAACGGTTTTTTTGATGTTTCTGAAAGCATCTTCGGGGCCACCGGCATCGCCGAGGCGCCCTATTCGGGGGCGGTGCGTATCGTCGGCGAAAATGCCTGGACATGGTCGGACCCCAGTGCCCCAAGCTCGGGCAGCCAGCCCGCGACCTTCGCCGCCAACGGAGCCTTCAGCGACAATCTTGCCCATGCTGATAGCGAAAAAGACAAGAGCTTTATCGCCAGCATCACCGACAGCAAATTCCACAACCAGACCGCCGATGGCGTCCAAAGCGCGCTCAGCTGCATGTTGGGCCGTATGGCTGCCGAAACCGGGCGCGAAGTCACTTGGGATGAACAATTGGAGCATGGTGAAAAGTACTCCCTGAAGATTGATATGAGCCAATTTACTTAA
- a CDS encoding DUF5107 domain-containing protein produces MPSAPASEAGPVKAWHEPVVMKTYHPAPPDPNPLFLEKRVYQGSSGKVYPMPVIDRVSTVPCEHAWQAVHLENEYLRLMILPEIGGRIHVGYDKVNGYDFFYRQNVIKPALVGLAGPWISGGVEFNWPQHHRPATFLPVEVAIERENDGSVTVWCSDHDPMSRMKGMHGVCLRPGRAYLELKVRLYNRTWDTQTFLWWANVATRVHEQYQSFFPGDVRFVADHAKRAVTEFPQSLGTYYGIPYGERALHGVPLEETPSNFAPDGSYPANDLSWYSNIPVPTSYMIANSQQDFFGGYDHAKRAGMVHVADHHIAPGKKQWTWGNHEFGYAWDRSLTDADGPYIELMAGVYTDNQPDFSFLAPGETKSFSQFWYPIREIGVPDVANLHAALQLEREEGEARIHLLVTYAIDDAIVHVAVANGQSEVWRGRLRPEEPLHTAFPLARGEDDLVVELEAAGEILLRYAPAEIAPAPAPNEATEPPPPEDIGSNDELYLTGLHLEQYRHATRSPEPYWREAVRRDPGDSRANHALGCMHLRRGEFAAAETYLRKAIARLTMRNPNPYDSEAYYNLGMALLFQDRHDQAYDAFYKATWSASWRGPAFHRLAEMDVRNRRLAAAMEHLDRSLRADADNLNALNLRVVVLRQLERSAEAESPLAAVRALDPLDTWSRFLETGIPPSNKGQTLDLAFDLIRAGLIEDARRILAADEGAIALYAIATTQAMGDEPTRSQELMQCAAAASPAYVFPSRLEEMRILEAAIAVNPSDARAPYYLGNFFYDRRRHHEAIAQWENAVKLDPGFSTAWRNLGISYYNVQSDPQRAREAFRRAREASPNDARILYEQDQLRKRMGDDPAERLTDLEDCLEMIALRDDLTVELASLYNQVGRPDAALSLLLARKFQPWEGGEGLVLGEYVRAQLLLGRIALRANNTRTAMDHFKAADLPPRSLSEARHLLANHSNIEFWLGEAWSAAGNPLRARQHWEAAAHQRGDFQQMQVRSVSEMTYWSAMSLLRLGRSEEANSLFKNILSFADALEKQRPKIDYFATSLPAMLLFEEDLQKRQHITATFLRAQALLGMGRRVDAQRALEEISNLDRSHAGVCDLLADQAAW; encoded by the coding sequence TTGCCGTCAGCGCCGGCCAGCGAAGCCGGGCCAGTGAAGGCCTGGCATGAGCCGGTCGTGATGAAGACCTACCATCCCGCGCCGCCGGATCCGAATCCTTTGTTCCTCGAGAAACGCGTGTACCAGGGAAGCAGCGGCAAAGTTTATCCAATGCCAGTAATTGATCGTGTATCGACAGTGCCGTGTGAGCATGCGTGGCAGGCGGTCCATCTTGAGAACGAATACCTGCGGCTGATGATTCTGCCTGAGATTGGTGGACGCATTCATGTCGGATATGACAAGGTCAACGGATACGACTTCTTCTACCGTCAGAATGTGATCAAGCCGGCCCTGGTGGGGCTTGCCGGGCCGTGGATCTCGGGTGGCGTCGAGTTCAACTGGCCGCAGCATCACCGCCCGGCGACTTTCCTTCCTGTGGAAGTGGCAATCGAACGTGAAAACGATGGGTCGGTCACCGTGTGGTGCAGCGACCATGATCCGATGTCGCGCATGAAGGGAATGCATGGGGTCTGTCTCCGTCCGGGGCGCGCTTACTTGGAATTGAAGGTCCGGCTTTACAACCGCACTTGGGACACGCAGACATTTTTGTGGTGGGCGAATGTTGCGACGCGGGTTCACGAGCAGTATCAGTCGTTCTTCCCTGGCGATGTCCGCTTCGTCGCCGATCATGCTAAGCGGGCCGTGACGGAATTCCCGCAGAGTCTCGGCACCTACTACGGCATTCCGTATGGCGAACGTGCACTGCATGGGGTACCGCTCGAAGAGACGCCCAGCAATTTTGCGCCGGATGGATCGTATCCCGCCAACGACCTTAGCTGGTATTCCAACATTCCCGTGCCGACCAGCTATATGATCGCCAACTCGCAACAGGATTTCTTCGGAGGATATGACCATGCGAAGCGCGCCGGCATGGTGCACGTAGCAGATCATCATATCGCTCCAGGCAAGAAGCAGTGGACATGGGGCAATCACGAGTTTGGCTATGCGTGGGATCGAAGCCTCACTGATGCCGATGGCCCGTACATTGAATTAATGGCTGGGGTTTACACGGACAACCAGCCCGACTTTTCTTTTCTTGCGCCGGGAGAGACAAAGAGCTTCAGCCAGTTCTGGTATCCCATTCGTGAGATCGGCGTTCCCGACGTCGCCAACCTACACGCAGCGTTGCAACTCGAGCGCGAAGAAGGTGAAGCGCGAATCCACCTGCTGGTGACGTACGCGATTGACGACGCAATTGTGCATGTGGCTGTTGCCAATGGGCAATCGGAGGTTTGGCGTGGCAGACTTCGACCAGAAGAGCCGCTCCATACGGCGTTTCCTCTTGCTCGCGGCGAAGATGATCTGGTTGTCGAACTGGAAGCAGCGGGCGAAATTCTTCTGCGCTATGCACCCGCTGAGATCGCTCCCGCGCCTGCGCCCAATGAGGCTACGGAGCCTCCGCCACCCGAAGACATCGGATCGAACGACGAGCTTTATCTGACCGGTCTTCATCTAGAGCAATACCGGCACGCGACCCGATCGCCGGAGCCTTACTGGCGAGAAGCCGTGCGCCGCGACCCAGGTGACAGCCGCGCGAATCATGCACTTGGCTGCATGCACCTGAGGCGCGGCGAGTTTGCTGCGGCAGAGACCTATCTGCGCAAGGCAATCGCGCGCCTCACCATGCGCAATCCCAACCCCTATGACAGTGAGGCCTACTACAACCTCGGCATGGCGCTTCTTTTTCAGGATCGTCATGACCAAGCCTACGATGCCTTCTACAAAGCTACGTGGTCAGCGTCGTGGCGCGGTCCCGCCTTTCATCGGCTGGCCGAGATGGACGTGCGAAATCGACGACTCGCTGCAGCGATGGAGCACCTGGACCGCTCATTGCGCGCGGATGCCGACAACTTGAACGCCTTGAATCTTCGCGTCGTGGTGTTGCGCCAGCTAGAGCGTTCCGCTGAGGCTGAGTCTCCACTCGCTGCAGTGCGCGCGCTCGATCCGCTCGATACCTGGAGTCGTTTTCTGGAAACCGGCATTCCCCCTTCCAATAAGGGACAAACGCTGGACCTTGCCTTTGATCTCATTCGTGCCGGCCTGATTGAGGATGCACGCCGCATTCTCGCAGCCGATGAGGGTGCCATCGCTCTCTATGCAATTGCCACCACTCAAGCAATGGGCGATGAGCCAACGCGAAGCCAGGAATTGATGCAATGCGCTGCTGCCGCAAGTCCGGCATATGTTTTTCCCAGCCGGCTCGAGGAGATGCGGATCCTCGAGGCAGCGATTGCTGTCAACCCGTCCGATGCGCGCGCGCCGTACTATCTCGGCAATTTTTTCTATGACCGGCGTCGACATCATGAAGCGATCGCCCAGTGGGAAAACGCGGTCAAGCTGGACCCGGGTTTCTCGACCGCATGGCGCAATCTGGGTATCTCGTACTACAACGTGCAATCAGACCCGCAGCGTGCTCGCGAAGCCTTCCGTCGTGCGCGCGAGGCATCGCCCAACGATGCGCGCATTCTCTATGAACAGGATCAGCTCAGAAAACGAATGGGTGATGATCCGGCAGAGAGGCTCACCGATCTTGAGGATTGCCTTGAGATGATTGCTTTGCGCGATGATCTGACGGTTGAGCTAGCATCGCTTTATAACCAGGTCGGCAGGCCGGACGCGGCTCTTTCGCTCCTGCTGGCCCGGAAGTTTCAGCCCTGGGAAGGCGGCGAAGGCCTGGTGTTGGGCGAATACGTTCGCGCGCAATTGCTTCTGGGCCGTATAGCCCTGAGAGCGAACAATACGCGCACTGCAATGGATCACTTCAAGGCCGCAGATCTTCCGCCGCGAAGCCTGAGCGAAGCCCGGCACTTGCTCGCGAATCATAGCAATATCGAATTCTGGCTTGGAGAAGCATGGTCGGCTGCGGGTAATCCGCTTCGTGCGCGCCAACATTGGGAAGCTGCCGCTCATCAGCGCGGCGACTTCCAGCAGATGCAGGTTCGCTCCGTTTCAGAGATGACTTACTGGAGTGCGATGTCATTACTCCGCCTTGGCCGAAGCGAGGAGGCGAATTCACTGTTCAAGAACATCCTTTCATTTGCGGACGCACTGGAAAAGCAGAGGCCAAAGATCGATTACTTCGCGACATCGCTGCCTGCGATGCTTCTCTTTGAGGAAGACTTGCAAAAGCGTCAGCACATCACTGCGACGTTTCTTCGTGCCCAGGCACTCCTGGGAATGGGGAGACGAGTTGACGCCCAGCGGGCGCTCGAAGAAATATCCAATCTGGATCGGTCCCATGCCGGCGTTTGCGATCTTCTCGCCGATCAGGCGGCCTGGTAG
- a CDS encoding sugar phosphate isomerase/epimerase family protein: protein MQRRHFLAGTATMIAAQAWKPSVVAASSNPQAAGTSPAASQQRALPPMALGLLVKPAEGPEAVFSRVKEMGFSNCFLSLDGYIGKFSPAVVSQILGLLDKYQLVATSAEVVGPGKLEWDFLGGPSTIGIVPPSSRAARIDALKQTSDFARQLGIPHLQTHCGFIPENPRDPLYEPTVLAIRELAKHCAGNGQEFLMETGQETPTTMFRAIKDVDQPNLGVGLDTANLILYGKANPVDALDIIGPYVKSIHAKDGKWPTDPMKLGEEVLIGSGIVDFTQVFAKLHKLGYTGAVTIERETSGPQQIEDVKQEKLYLEAILAKIQQPA, encoded by the coding sequence ATGCAAAGACGACACTTCCTCGCCGGCACGGCGACAATGATTGCAGCTCAGGCATGGAAGCCCAGCGTAGTAGCGGCTTCCTCCAATCCACAGGCAGCGGGGACTTCCCCCGCCGCGAGCCAGCAGCGAGCACTTCCCCCGATGGCACTCGGCCTGTTGGTCAAGCCGGCGGAGGGCCCGGAGGCTGTCTTCTCGCGGGTCAAGGAAATGGGCTTCTCCAACTGTTTCCTCTCGCTCGACGGCTATATTGGGAAGTTTTCTCCCGCGGTAGTCAGCCAGATTCTTGGCCTGCTCGACAAGTATCAGCTCGTCGCGACCAGCGCCGAAGTGGTCGGCCCCGGCAAGCTCGAGTGGGACTTTCTCGGTGGCCCCTCAACCATCGGCATCGTGCCACCTTCCAGCCGCGCTGCCCGTATTGACGCTCTCAAGCAGACCTCTGATTTTGCCAGGCAGCTTGGCATTCCCCATCTGCAAACGCACTGCGGTTTTATTCCGGAAAACCCCCGCGACCCTCTCTACGAACCGACCGTCCTCGCCATCCGCGAGCTGGCCAAGCATTGTGCCGGGAATGGCCAGGAATTTCTGATGGAGACCGGCCAGGAGACTCCTACCACCATGTTCCGGGCAATTAAGGATGTCGATCAGCCCAACCTCGGTGTCGGGCTCGATACCGCCAATCTGATCCTCTACGGCAAAGCAAACCCGGTCGACGCCCTGGACATCATTGGCCCCTACGTGAAGAGTATTCATGCGAAAGATGGCAAGTGGCCGACCGACCCCATGAAGCTAGGGGAAGAAGTCCTGATCGGGTCCGGCATCGTCGACTTTACCCAAGTATTCGCCAAACTTCATAAGCTGGGTTATACCGGTGCGGTCACCATCGAACGGGAGACCTCCGGCCCACAGCAGATTGAAGACGTGAAGCAAGAGAAGCTTTACCTCGAAGCGATCCTAGCCAAAATCCAGCAGCCTGCCTGA